GGTCAAGAAAAGCCCAAGGAGTAAAGAACATGGCACTAAAAATTCGTCTCGCCCGCGGTGGTTCCAAGAAGCGCCCGTATTACCACGTCGTTCTCGCCGATGCGCGCAGCCCGCGTGACGGCCGCTTCCTCGAAAACCTCGGTTCCTGGAACCCGATGCTTGCCAAGGATGACGAGAAGCGCGTTCAGCTGAACGCCGAGCGCATCAAGCACTGGATCGAACACGGCGCCCAGCCGACCGACCGCGTTCTGCGTTTCCTCGATGAGGCCGGCGTTGCCAAGCGCGAAGTCAAGAACAACCCGGTCAAGGCAAAGCCCGGCAAGCGCGCCCAGGAACGCGCCGCCGAAAAGGCTCAGAAGGTCACCGACGCCGCCGCTGCTGCTGCAGACGCCGCGGAATAATCGCGATATCCCTTAGAGCGGGCGGCATGGCGACATGCCGCCCGTTTTCGTTTCCAATCGCACGCACTTCGTTTATGAGAAACCTGTCTTTCGGCTTCACATGAAGGAACCCATGACAAAGCTTGAAAACCCCGTTCTGATGGCGACGATCGGTGGCGCGCAAGGCCTTCGGGGCGAGGTGCGCGCCAAGGCCTATACGGCCGATCCCGGCGCGCTTGGCGACTATGGCCATCTGCACAGCATGGACGGCCGCAGCTTCGAAGTCCTCGAAATCCGCGAGATGAAGAATGTCGTCGTCGTCCGTTTCCGCGGCGTCAACGACCGCAATGCCGCCGAGGCCCTGAACGGGCTTGAGCTCTATATCGAGCGGGACAACCTGCCGGACGAGGAGCTGGACGAAGACGAGTTCTACTATGCCGATCTCGAAGGGCTCGAAGCGCGCGACGACAAGGGTGTCAGCTATGGCACCGTCACCGGCGTCTTCGATTTCGGCGCTGGCGACCTCTTGGAACTTAAAGGTCCGGGCAAACGTCCGGTGCTGATCCCCTTCTCGGAAGCCTCGGTGCTGGAGATCGACCTCGAGGCCGGCACGCTGCTGATCGATCCGCTGGCGGCGGGGCTGGTCGACGATCCCGAAGAGCTTTCGAAATTCACTCCCGACAAGCCGAAAAAGAAGAAGTAATGGCTTTCCGGGCGAGCGTGCTGACACTTTATCCGGAAATGTTTCCGGGGCATCTGGGCTTCTCGCTGGCCGGCAAGGCGATGGAGCGGGGGCAATGGTCGCTGGACACGGTTCAGATCCGCGACTTCGCCACCGACAGACACCGCACCGTCGACGACACCCCGGCCGGCGGCGGCGCCGGGATGGTGCTGAAGGCCGACGTTCTTGCACGTGCGATCGACAGCGCCTCAGAAAACGATACCCGCCCGCGGCTGCTGATGAGCCCGCGCGGCCGGCCGCTGACGCAGGAGCGTGTGCGCGAGCTAGCGGCGGGTGACGGCGTCATCATCGTCTGCGGCCGCTTCGAGGGCGTCGACCAGCGGGTGATCGAGGCGCGCGGACTGGAAGAGGTCTCGATCGGCGACTACGTCCTATCGGGCGGCGAGCCGGCGGCGCTGATCGTGCTCGATGCGATTATCCGCATCCTGCCCGGTGTCATGGGCAACGATCTTTCCGGCCTGCACGAAAGTTTCGAAGGCGGACTGCTGGAACACCCGCATTATACCCGGCCGCAGGAATGGGAAGGCCGCGAAATCCCCGCGATCCTCACCTCGGGCAACCACGGCGCCATCGAAAAATGGCGGCATCAGGAAGCGGTGCGGCTGACGCGGGAGCGGCGGCCGGATCTGCTCGAAAAGGCTGGTGCATCGCCCGGAAAATCGGGATCGAATTTCGGAAAGCACGATGCATAGATTCAAAGTGTCACAGCGTCCTTTGCGCGTCTGAAAAGGTGCGCGGCGCTGTAAAGTGAGAAAAACGGCTGATTTCGCAGCCCTTTTCACAAAAATGCCGTCCAAGGGATGACAAGCCCTGGCCTTTCGTGTATTGGCGCACGCGGAAATGGGGTTTATCCCCGTCTGCCAGCAAACAAAGAATGGCGAATCCGCTCCCGCCCTTGACGGGCAAAGTCCTGAGGCCAGTTCCGAAGGATCAGTGTTGAGCGCTCTGGCTGTTTCAGAAGAACCAAAGGTTAAGACGATGAACATCATTCAGCAGCTTGAGGCCGAACAGGCCGCCAAGATCGAAGCCAAGCGCACGCTTCCCGAATTTTCGCCGGGCGACACCGTCCGCGTCAACGTGAAGGTCACGGAAGGCACCCGTACCCGCGTTCAGGCCTATGAAGGCGTCTGCATCGCCCGCTCCGGCGGCGGCCTGCAGGAAAACTTCACGGTCCGCAAGATCTCCTACGGCGAAGGCGTCGAGCGCGTATTCCCGATCTACTCGCCGATGATCGAAAGCGTCGACGTCGTTCGCCGCGGTAAGGTCCGTCGCGCCAAGCTCTATTACCTGCGCGACCGTCGCGGCAAGTCTGCCCGTATCGTTGAAGACACCGGCGTCCGCGCCCGCAAGCTCAACGACGCCGAGCGCGCCGCCATTGCCGAGGAAAAGGCACGCATCGAAGCTGAAAAGGTTGCAGCAGCCCAGGCGCTCGCCGCCGAGAAGGCAGCAGCAGAAGCTGCGGAAGCCAAGGCCGCTGCGGAAAAGGCCGCCGCTGCAGCGGAACCGGCAGCAGAATAAGATCTGCGCCACGCAAAATTCTTTTGCTTGGAAAGGCGGCCTTCGGGTCGCCTTTTCTATTTTTTGCGCGGGCACGCAGTGGCGGCCTTGCCTCGGGCCTATCTTCCGTGACAGTTTTTGCCGTTCAATTTGGGGAACCGTTCAATGTTGTTTCGTCGTACCGTTCTTGCGAGCTTCGCCGCCCTTGCTCTTCTACCCCTCGCCGCATCGGCGGCCGAGCTGCCCGATCTCGACGGCAAGAGCGTCGTCGTCGTCACCGAGAATGCCTATCCGCCGCTGCAATTCGTCGATCCGAAATCCGGCAAGGCGATCGGCTGGGAATATGATGCGATGAACGAGATCGCCAAGCGGCTGAATGTCAAGGTCGAATACCAGAACACCAGCTGGGACGCGATGATCCAGGCGGTGTCCGACGGCCAGTACAACATCGGCATGACCGGCATCACCATCAAGGATGACCGCAAGCAGAAGGTGGATTTCTCCGATCCCTATATGCGCTCGCAGCAATTCATGCTGGTGCGCGGCGATGAGAAGCGCTTCACCGACGCCAAGTCCTTCGGCGAATTCAAGGACGGCCTGGTCGGCGCGCAGCCCGGCACCACGCCCTTCTACACCGCAGTCTACGAAGTGCTTGATGGCAACGAGCAGAACCCGCGCATCAAGCTCTTCGAAACCTTCGGCGCCACCGTCCAGGCGCTCAAGGCCGGCGACGTCGACGTCGTGCTGACCGACGGCACCGCCGGCAAGGGTTATGTCGATGCCTCGAAC
The Rhizobium leguminosarum DNA segment above includes these coding regions:
- the rpsP gene encoding 30S ribosomal protein S16, encoding MALKIRLARGGSKKRPYYHVVLADARSPRDGRFLENLGSWNPMLAKDDEKRVQLNAERIKHWIEHGAQPTDRVLRFLDEAGVAKREVKNNPVKAKPGKRAQERAAEKAQKVTDAAAAAADAAE
- the rimM gene encoding ribosome maturation factor RimM (Essential for efficient processing of 16S rRNA); amino-acid sequence: MTKLENPVLMATIGGAQGLRGEVRAKAYTADPGALGDYGHLHSMDGRSFEVLEIREMKNVVVVRFRGVNDRNAAEALNGLELYIERDNLPDEELDEDEFYYADLEGLEARDDKGVSYGTVTGVFDFGAGDLLELKGPGKRPVLIPFSEASVLEIDLEAGTLLIDPLAAGLVDDPEELSKFTPDKPKKKK
- the trmD gene encoding tRNA (guanosine(37)-N1)-methyltransferase TrmD; protein product: MAFRASVLTLYPEMFPGHLGFSLAGKAMERGQWSLDTVQIRDFATDRHRTVDDTPAGGGAGMVLKADVLARAIDSASENDTRPRLLMSPRGRPLTQERVRELAAGDGVIIVCGRFEGVDQRVIEARGLEEVSIGDYVLSGGEPAALIVLDAIIRILPGVMGNDLSGLHESFEGGLLEHPHYTRPQEWEGREIPAILTSGNHGAIEKWRHQEAVRLTRERRPDLLEKAGASPGKSGSNFGKHDA
- the rplS gene encoding 50S ribosomal protein L19 — encoded protein: MNIIQQLEAEQAAKIEAKRTLPEFSPGDTVRVNVKVTEGTRTRVQAYEGVCIARSGGGLQENFTVRKISYGEGVERVFPIYSPMIESVDVVRRGKVRRAKLYYLRDRRGKSARIVEDTGVRARKLNDAERAAIAEEKARIEAEKVAAAQALAAEKAAAEAAEAKAAAEKAAAAAEPAAE
- a CDS encoding transporter substrate-binding domain-containing protein, with amino-acid sequence MLFRRTVLASFAALALLPLAASAAELPDLDGKSVVVVTENAYPPLQFVDPKSGKAIGWEYDAMNEIAKRLNVKVEYQNTSWDAMIQAVSDGQYNIGMTGITIKDDRKQKVDFSDPYMRSQQFMLVRGDEKRFTDAKSFGEFKDGLVGAQPGTTPFYTAVYEVLDGNEQNPRIKLFETFGATVQALKAGDVDVVLTDGTAGKGYVDASNGALKLIGEPLGTEDFGFIFPKGSELVAPVNAAIAALKADGTLDGLNKKWFLDYKMGE